In Liquorilactobacillus hordei DSM 19519, the following proteins share a genomic window:
- the wecB gene encoding non-hydrolyzing UDP-N-acetylglucosamine 2-epimerase has translation MKKLRVMTVFGTRPEAIKMAPVILELKKQEKQFDAITVVTAQHREMLDQVMAIFNIVPDYDLDIMKKNQTLGDITANVLKLLDGVLEKEKPDIVLVHGDTTTTFAAGIATFYRQIPLGHVEAGLRTWDKYSPYPEEMNRQMTDVLSDLYFAPTNQSKNNLLMENHKDKQIFITGNTAIDALKETVTNNYQHQVLDDIDEKNKLILLTMHRRENLGKPMEQVFKAVHKIIEQNQDVEIVYPMHLNPKVREIAKRILGNTARIHLIEPLNVVDFHNLCAKSYYIMTDSGGVQEEAPALQKPVLVLRDTTERPEGVEAGTLRLVGTSQAEVEKNMDLLLNNEKIYQEMAKAKNPYGDGHASERILKAISYYFGEEITRPADF, from the coding sequence TTGAAAAAATTAAGAGTAATGACGGTTTTTGGAACTAGACCTGAGGCTATTAAGATGGCACCTGTGATATTAGAATTGAAAAAGCAAGAAAAGCAATTTGACGCCATAACTGTAGTGACGGCTCAACATCGTGAAATGTTGGATCAAGTAATGGCAATTTTTAATATTGTTCCAGATTATGATCTTGACATTATGAAGAAAAATCAAACATTAGGAGATATTACTGCTAATGTTTTGAAACTCTTGGATGGGGTATTAGAGAAGGAGAAGCCGGATATAGTTTTGGTGCACGGAGATACAACAACGACTTTTGCTGCAGGAATAGCAACTTTTTATCGGCAAATCCCATTAGGACATGTGGAAGCAGGTTTACGAACTTGGGATAAGTATTCTCCTTACCCAGAAGAAATGAACCGGCAGATGACTGATGTTTTAAGTGATTTGTATTTTGCTCCTACTAATCAAAGTAAAAATAATCTGCTTATGGAAAATCATAAAGACAAGCAAATATTTATAACTGGTAATACGGCGATTGATGCACTTAAAGAGACTGTGACAAATAATTATCAGCACCAAGTGTTGGATGACATAGACGAAAAAAACAAACTAATATTATTAACAATGCATCGCAGAGAAAATCTGGGGAAACCAATGGAACAGGTTTTTAAGGCTGTGCATAAGATTATTGAACAAAATCAAGATGTTGAGATAGTTTATCCAATGCATTTGAATCCGAAGGTTAGAGAAATTGCTAAACGTATTCTTGGAAACACTGCAAGAATACATTTAATTGAACCATTGAATGTCGTGGATTTTCATAATCTTTGTGCAAAAAGCTATTATATAATGACTGATTCAGGTGGTGTTCAAGAAGAGGCTCCAGCACTGCAAAAACCGGTACTAGTTTTGCGAGATACAACTGAAAGACCAGAGGGTGTTGAAGCTGGGACATTAAGGTTAGTTGGAACAAGTCAAGCTGAAGTTGAAAAAAATATGGATTTATTGTTGAATAACGAGAAAATTTATCAAGAAATGGCAAAGGCGAAAAATCCTTATGGTGATGGTCATGCAAGTGAACGAATTTTGAAGGCAATTAGCTATTACTTTGGGGAAGAGATTACACGACCAGCTGACTTTTAA
- a CDS encoding ArgE/DapE family deacylase, with amino-acid sequence MNKDEKIKILRDLIKIKSVNGNEAKITDYLVKIFENQNIKVQPDYFDENSANFVAEIGEGKGPVLCFEGHQDTVAIGDEKQWEHNPFEAEVVGDNIYGRGAADMKSGLAAAVIALIELNEKERIPGKIKLIATAGEEFGAKGAYRLVESNVLDEVSAMVVGEPTAGRVVHAHSGSLNYRIKSFGKAVHSSIPERGINAITGLNYFINAEQRIFANTPLDPVLGEFKHSITTIKGGSQVNIVPDYAELYGNIRPTMVLGNQKVKEILTKVIKELNEEHKLRLELEIVHDFFPMSTPAESIFVKQVVKAASENFGSKASLGIINGATDASVYVKKYSKLPVVVLGPDTWKIAHQTDEMTSITSYMNTIETYKKIARLFFE; translated from the coding sequence ATGAATAAAGACGAAAAAATTAAAATATTGCGTGATCTGATAAAAATCAAGTCAGTGAACGGTAATGAGGCAAAAATAACAGATTATTTGGTAAAAATATTTGAAAACCAAAATATCAAAGTGCAGCCAGACTATTTTGATGAAAATAGTGCAAATTTTGTTGCGGAGATTGGTGAAGGAAAGGGGCCAGTACTCTGTTTTGAAGGTCATCAAGATACAGTAGCAATTGGCGATGAAAAACAATGGGAACATAATCCTTTTGAAGCTGAAGTAGTTGGTGATAATATTTATGGGCGAGGTGCGGCTGATATGAAGAGCGGCTTAGCTGCAGCGGTAATCGCACTGATTGAATTAAATGAAAAGGAAAGAATTCCTGGCAAAATAAAACTAATAGCAACCGCGGGTGAAGAGTTTGGTGCAAAGGGAGCATATCGGCTAGTTGAAAGCAATGTGTTGGATGAGGTCTCAGCAATGGTTGTTGGAGAACCTACTGCCGGACGGGTTGTTCATGCACACTCAGGATCATTAAATTACCGAATTAAAAGCTTTGGCAAAGCCGTTCATAGTTCAATTCCCGAAAGAGGGATCAATGCAATTACTGGATTAAATTATTTTATTAATGCTGAACAAAGAATTTTTGCAAATACCCCGCTTGATCCTGTTTTGGGAGAGTTTAAGCATAGCATTACTACAATTAAAGGGGGAAGCCAGGTCAATATAGTTCCCGATTATGCGGAATTATATGGTAATATTCGGCCAACCATGGTACTGGGTAACCAAAAGGTTAAAGAAATACTTACTAAAGTGATTAAAGAATTAAATGAAGAACATAAATTAAGGTTGGAACTTGAAATAGTTCATGATTTCTTCCCTATGAGTACACCAGCGGAGAGTATTTTTGTGAAGCAAGTGGTTAAAGCTGCAAGCGAAAATTTTGGCTCCAAAGCATCACTAGGAATTATTAATGGTGCGACAGATGCAAGTGTTTATGTAAAGAAATATTCAAAACTTCCGGTTGTTGTGCTAGGACCTGATACTTGGAAAATAGCACATCAGACAGATGAAATGACTAGTATTACAAGTTATATGAATACAATTGAAACATACAAAAAAATAGCCAGACTCTTTTTTGAATAA
- a CDS encoding alpha/beta hydrolase, which yields MKYKYEIIYPKAEVTKVTPVVMTLHGMGASYLDLRPLVSVFGKNVIELHLQGDLNYRGGYAYFTPEFGKKAEIDVIGNVVKNIHDQVQEILKQKKLQNNPLFSLGFSQGAIINTGLSIFYPNWLDVVVILSARLPAFYIEEADKNLVGRKISTKIFISQGQKDTLFKPKIGREIATFFRQYASSVEYHEYPSGHTVNCNTPQDINDWVNEVYFAK from the coding sequence ATGAAATATAAATATGAGATAATATATCCTAAAGCCGAAGTAACTAAAGTAACACCAGTTGTTATGACACTGCATGGGATGGGAGCATCTTATCTTGATTTAAGACCATTGGTTTCGGTTTTTGGAAAAAATGTGATTGAGTTGCATTTACAAGGTGATCTGAATTATAGGGGTGGATATGCATACTTTACTCCTGAATTTGGGAAAAAAGCGGAGATAGACGTCATTGGCAATGTTGTAAAAAACATTCATGATCAGGTTCAGGAAATTTTGAAACAAAAAAAATTACAAAATAATCCGTTATTCAGCCTAGGCTTTAGCCAAGGGGCAATAATTAATACGGGATTAAGTATTTTTTATCCAAATTGGTTAGATGTAGTGGTGATACTTAGTGCAAGATTACCTGCATTCTATATTGAAGAGGCTGATAAAAACCTTGTAGGAAGAAAGATAAGTACGAAAATATTTATTTCTCAGGGACAAAAGGATACATTGTTTAAACCAAAAATTGGACGTGAAATTGCGACTTTCTTTAGACAATACGCAAGTAGTGTTGAATATCATGAATACCCTAGTGGACATACCGTAAACTGTAATACTCCACAGGATATAAATGATTGGGTTAATGAAGTTTACTTTGCAAAATAG
- a CDS encoding efflux RND transporter periplasmic adaptor subunit has protein sequence MKKGKIIAIVVAVALLVIIIVSGVFLTIKSQIHNTVKGTQTTEYITQKAQQVTALTLSGHISPKQERDFTVTSKELSEMKVNDGQQVTQGQVLYTTYNEANATELTELKTTLAKDQRDKNQATQKLQTAKITLSKIQKDDDGYSDAQDAVTSATNDLDDLNDSISSTQTKINQLSGKVSPSITAPFAGNVTVNYDNNGSAKVTVSSTVMQATAQVSEYDYSKVKVGDSITVKAVATNNSQKAVISLVSLHPVSTNSSAGSKYDVYATIEGSNFIDGQTIKISIPQNGIVIPKSSLFNGKVFVIKNKKVSVKKVVGTTKDGSFVVTSGLDAGEKVVTNPDSKLKEGEKWPQ, from the coding sequence ATGAAAAAAGGTAAAATTATTGCAATTGTTGTTGCAGTTGCTCTTCTAGTAATAATTATTGTTAGTGGGGTATTTTTAACGATTAAAAGTCAAATACATAATACTGTTAAAGGTACGCAGACTACAGAATACATAACGCAAAAGGCACAGCAGGTGACAGCGTTGACATTGAGCGGACATATCAGTCCAAAGCAGGAACGTGATTTCACGGTTACTAGCAAAGAACTGTCTGAAATGAAAGTAAATGACGGACAACAAGTTACACAAGGGCAAGTGTTATACACTACCTATAATGAAGCGAACGCAACTGAATTAACTGAACTTAAAACAACGTTAGCTAAAGATCAACGTGATAAGAATCAAGCAACTCAGAAACTTCAGACGGCAAAAATAACTTTGAGTAAAATACAAAAAGATGATGATGGGTATAGCGATGCACAGGATGCAGTCACAAGTGCAACCAATGACTTGGATGATCTTAATGATAGTATTTCTAGTACACAAACAAAAATTAATCAACTCAGTGGCAAAGTTTCTCCTAGTATAACGGCGCCCTTTGCGGGTAATGTAACTGTAAACTATGATAATAATGGAAGTGCAAAAGTAACTGTCTCATCAACTGTGATGCAGGCAACGGCACAGGTTTCCGAATATGATTATAGTAAAGTAAAAGTGGGAGATAGTATTACAGTTAAGGCAGTTGCAACAAACAACAGTCAAAAGGCTGTAATTTCACTTGTATCACTTCACCCAGTAAGTACTAATAGTTCTGCCGGTTCAAAATATGATGTTTACGCAACAATTGAGGGATCAAATTTTATTGATGGTCAAACAATTAAAATAAGTATCCCACAGAATGGAATTGTTATTCCAAAATCAAGTCTGTTTAATGGCAAAGTCTTCGTAATTAAGAATAAAAAAGTTAGTGTTAAGAAAGTCGTTGGAACTACCAAAGATGGTAGTTTTGTAGTGACTTCTGGTTTAGACGCGGGTGAAAAAGTTGTGACTAATCCTGATAGTAAGCTCAAAGAGGGGGAGAAGTGGCCACAATGA
- a CDS encoding ABC transporter ATP-binding protein, translating to MISLNNINKYYKQGSQQVHILHDISLDIEQGEFVGIMGQSGSGKSTLINIIGFLDREYQGNYIFKGEKVSNYSNKKLTGLRNKNVGFVFQNFKLIKNLTVAENVALPLIYAGVKKKEITRKITEVLEKVGLAGYEKSIPAQLSGGQQQRVSIARAIIGNPTFLIADEPTGALDSKTSEEIMNLFKELNVVNNTTIIIVTHDPTVGQQMDRLLTILDGRLTSDTGADNNEV from the coding sequence ATGATATCGCTGAATAATATTAATAAATACTATAAACAAGGTAGTCAGCAAGTTCATATTCTCCATGATATCTCACTTGATATTGAACAGGGAGAGTTTGTTGGTATCATGGGGCAGTCAGGTTCTGGTAAATCGACTTTAATTAATATTATCGGCTTCTTAGATCGTGAATATCAAGGCAATTATATTTTTAAGGGAGAGAAGGTTAGTAATTATAGTAATAAAAAACTGACTGGCTTACGTAATAAAAATGTTGGTTTTGTTTTTCAAAATTTTAAGTTAATCAAAAATCTAACCGTTGCTGAAAATGTTGCACTGCCATTAATATATGCAGGGGTCAAGAAAAAAGAAATAACACGCAAGATTACTGAGGTACTTGAAAAGGTCGGACTTGCTGGCTATGAAAAAAGTATACCAGCACAGCTTTCTGGTGGGCAGCAGCAACGTGTTTCGATTGCACGCGCAATTATTGGTAATCCAACATTCCTGATAGCTGATGAACCAACAGGTGCACTAGATAGCAAAACATCCGAAGAAATAATGAATTTGTTCAAGGAACTGAATGTGGTTAATAACACAACCATTATTATTGTGACTCATGATCCAACTGTTGGTCAGCAGATGGATCGGTTATTGACCATTCTTGATGGACGTTTGACTTCTGATACGGGGGCAGATAATAATGAAGTATAG
- a CDS encoding ABC transporter permease: protein MKYSDLLKVAFKSLLANKRRSFLTMIGIVIGIASVITIIALGNGVKQKMISEFKTSSSGEQTTEITFNGKENSDTGFTTADIKQIKQHFPRQLAQADFKKDTSNISVSDANVGNASMAGSLTLLKKPMPADKLRYGKNLSQADLDLNQHVILLSQQYAKKVYKYAGNAIGTAVNINGVSYRVKGVFKSSSYNKYSADFLLSNKTYYAGVKLSGANTLKLTVSKGYGASSVTKKVVKYLKKHGENRHVGSYSYFDEGAILKSISTVMDVLTYFISAIAGISLFIAGIGVMNMMYISVSERTQEIGIRLAVGATQKNILWQFLLESIMLTVGGGITGFMIGWMLSSLISLLIPYHIHAIVTFGNFLLAFGVSTAVGIIFGMLPATQAAKRNLIDILR, encoded by the coding sequence ATGAAGTATAGTGATTTACTCAAAGTAGCTTTTAAATCCTTGCTGGCTAATAAGAGACGCAGTTTTTTGACAATGATTGGAATTGTTATTGGAATTGCCTCTGTGATAACTATTATTGCATTGGGAAATGGAGTTAAACAAAAAATGATTTCGGAGTTTAAGACTAGTAGTTCAGGTGAACAAACTACCGAAATTACCTTTAATGGGAAAGAAAATTCTGATACAGGTTTTACGACGGCAGATATTAAACAAATTAAGCAGCACTTTCCCCGTCAATTGGCACAAGCAGATTTCAAAAAAGATACCAGTAATATTTCTGTAAGTGATGCTAACGTCGGTAATGCTAGCATGGCTGGAAGTTTAACACTCCTGAAAAAACCTATGCCAGCAGATAAGTTAAGATATGGTAAAAATCTTTCGCAAGCAGATCTTGACCTTAATCAGCATGTTATCTTGCTGAGCCAACAGTACGCAAAGAAGGTCTACAAGTATGCCGGTAATGCGATTGGAACAGCTGTTAATATCAACGGTGTGTCTTATCGGGTTAAAGGAGTGTTTAAATCATCAAGCTATAATAAGTATAGCGCAGATTTTCTTCTCTCAAATAAGACCTATTACGCGGGTGTAAAGTTGAGTGGAGCCAATACATTAAAATTAACAGTTTCAAAAGGCTATGGTGCATCCAGTGTTACTAAGAAAGTTGTTAAATATCTTAAGAAACATGGTGAAAATCGTCATGTGGGCAGCTATTCTTATTTTGATGAAGGAGCAATATTAAAATCAATCTCGACTGTAATGGATGTTTTAACTTACTTTATTAGTGCTATTGCAGGAATTTCATTATTCATTGCTGGGATTGGGGTTATGAATATGATGTATATCTCTGTTTCAGAAAGAACACAAGAAATTGGAATCAGATTAGCCGTTGGGGCAACACAGAAGAATATTTTATGGCAATTTTTGCTTGAATCCATAATGTTGACTGTCGGTGGAGGAATTACAGGCTTTATGATTGGTTGGATGTTATCATCGCTCATTTCTTTGTTGATTCCGTATCATATCCATGCGATTGTCACCTTTGGGAATTTTTTGCTGGCTTTTGGAGTGTCAACAGCAGTAGGAATAATTTTTGGAATGTTACCTGCAACACAAGCAGCTAAGAGAAACTTAATTGATATTTTGCGTTAG
- a CDS encoding TetR/AcrR family transcriptional regulator — protein MVLDTFENLNIEKKKRIFQAMLNEFENYPLHQAQVARIIDEVKISRGSFYKYFNDIKDAYWYVYQVAMKEIHEQSESERQHKVSYQEIVRNFVEQTTNSQYFKFIKMHLCMNETLLKNEAQQTFEKQPVNFKEWSVMVLSHEVIRQVMLNPVNKEKLLDYFNEAVKKIEKED, from the coding sequence GTGGTTTTAGATACGTTTGAGAATTTGAACATTGAAAAGAAAAAAAGAATATTTCAGGCAATGCTAAATGAATTTGAAAATTATCCGTTACATCAGGCACAAGTAGCAAGAATCATTGATGAGGTTAAAATTTCAAGAGGAAGTTTTTACAAATACTTTAATGATATTAAGGATGCGTATTGGTACGTATATCAGGTTGCAATGAAAGAAATTCATGAGCAAAGTGAGTCTGAAAGGCAACATAAGGTTTCGTATCAAGAAATTGTACGTAATTTTGTAGAGCAAACGACAAACAGTCAGTATTTTAAATTTATCAAAATGCATCTTTGCATGAATGAAACATTACTTAAAAATGAAGCTCAGCAAACTTTTGAAAAACAACCAGTAAATTTTAAAGAATGGTCTGTAATGGTTTTATCTCACGAAGTTATCAGGCAAGTAATGCTTAATCCAGTTAATAAAGAGAAACTGCTAGATTATTTTAATGAGGCTGTAAAAAAAATAGAGAAGGAGGACTAG
- a CDS encoding ABC transporter permease — protein sequence MFLAWKEMRYEKLRYTLIIAMIVLISYLIFILTSLAQGLARQNTDAIKSWDIQSVVLNDNANTSMTQSIITKSQLASIKNNKKMAIVTQVPVVVRDDGNRKISAQFVGINNKQFIMKNLKITDGKKPIKANEIVVDSALKQSGYQIGDKIKLNSGKTDYVISGFVNNAKLNISPVIYGSNKVAKLLKNAGVTFAASAVVSQDGKVKFSNNSGLKNYTVEQFIKKLPGYSAQTTTFVFMIGFLMIISLVVVAVFLYILTMQKLENYAVLRAQGVPVGILVRATISQSLLIVISGLIIGTIFTGVTASFIPAAVPMYFSVPLLSTVAAGLVVVALLGVIIPIRIVTRVDPVTVIGG from the coding sequence ATGTTTCTCGCATGGAAAGAAATGCGTTACGAGAAGTTGAGATATACGCTGATTATTGCAATGATTGTTTTAATAAGTTATTTAATATTCATTTTAACTAGTTTGGCGCAGGGATTGGCAAGGCAAAATACCGATGCTATTAAATCATGGGACATTCAAAGCGTTGTCTTAAATGACAATGCAAATACAAGTATGACGCAATCAATAATTACAAAGTCACAATTAGCCAGCATTAAAAATAATAAAAAAATGGCAATTGTAACTCAAGTTCCAGTTGTAGTTCGTGATGATGGGAATAGAAAGATTAGCGCACAATTTGTGGGTATAAATAATAAACAATTTATCATGAAAAATTTGAAAATTACAGATGGAAAAAAGCCAATAAAAGCTAACGAAATCGTGGTAGATAGCGCTTTGAAACAATCAGGCTATCAAATAGGTGACAAAATTAAGTTAAATTCAGGGAAAACTGACTATGTAATAAGTGGTTTTGTAAACAATGCAAAGCTTAATATTTCTCCGGTTATCTATGGGAGTAACAAGGTGGCTAAATTACTAAAAAATGCAGGAGTAACTTTTGCAGCAAGTGCTGTTGTTTCGCAAGATGGTAAGGTGAAATTCAGTAATAATAGTGGTTTAAAAAATTATACAGTGGAACAATTTATAAAAAAACTCCCAGGATATTCTGCACAGACAACTACTTTTGTTTTTATGATAGGTTTCTTAATGATAATTTCACTAGTAGTCGTAGCTGTCTTTCTTTACATTTTGACAATGCAAAAATTGGAAAACTATGCCGTGTTGCGGGCTCAAGGTGTTCCAGTAGGTATACTTGTACGTGCTACAATTTCACAATCATTATTGATTGTCATCAGCGGACTGATAATTGGAACAATCTTTACAGGAGTAACTGCCAGTTTTATACCTGCGGCAGTCCCAATGTATTTTAGTGTTCCACTATTGAGTACCGTTGCCGCTGGTTTGGTTGTGGTTGCATTGCTAGGCGTGATAATTCCGATAAGAATTGTAACACGAGTTGATCCAGTGACTGTGATTGGAGGGTAG
- a CDS encoding ABC transporter ATP-binding protein — MESIILKGINKYFGEKKNKIQVLNNINFAAQKGELCLVLGPSGSGKSTFLTIAGGIQTPSSGNVSIDNVSLVGLKEKQKEKLRLEKIGFVLQNYSLVPYLKVEEQFELAKRVKKTGNLNESDFDEVIKQLGIGDLLSQYPRELSGGQRQRVAIARALYTNPAIIFADEPTAALDSQRVVEVGRLFRDLAHKKDKSIIIVTHDLRLKEFADQIYEIMDGNLKQV; from the coding sequence ATGGAAAGCATTATTCTAAAAGGTATTAATAAATATTTTGGTGAGAAGAAAAATAAGATTCAAGTTTTAAATAATATTAATTTTGCGGCACAAAAAGGTGAGCTATGTTTAGTGTTGGGACCTTCTGGATCTGGTAAAAGCACGTTTTTAACAATTGCAGGTGGAATACAGACGCCATCATCTGGAAATGTGAGTATTGATAATGTGAGTCTAGTTGGATTGAAAGAAAAACAAAAAGAAAAACTAAGGTTAGAAAAGATTGGATTCGTGTTACAAAATTATAGCTTGGTTCCGTATCTTAAGGTTGAAGAACAATTTGAGTTGGCAAAGCGTGTCAAAAAAACAGGTAACTTAAATGAATCAGACTTCGATGAGGTGATTAAGCAATTAGGAATTGGCGACTTGTTAAGTCAGTATCCACGTGAATTATCAGGTGGTCAAAGACAACGGGTCGCAATTGCACGTGCGCTCTATACAAATCCTGCAATAATTTTTGCGGATGAACCAACTGCAGCTCTGGATTCGCAAAGAGTTGTTGAAGTGGGAAGATTGTTCAGAGATTTAGCACACAAAAAGGATAAATCGATTATTATTGTGACACATGATTTGCGCCTAAAAGAATTTGCTGATCAAATTTATGAGATTATGGATGGAAATTTAAAACAAGTTTAG
- a CDS encoding LysM peptidoglycan-binding domain-containing protein: MDIKKILLSAATVTGMLTAGTVAANADTVTVKAGDTVSELASEYNTTIDAIKQQNSLQDANVIVVGQTLNIGGTSTGSTANTATATTTSTNTSSSTPAASSNTTTSTPAVSSSNTTTVASSSTTTTATTTTSSSSSAEDAARAWIAARESGGSYTAQNGQYYGKYQLSISYLNGDYSAANQELVANNYVISRYGSWQNAVKHWQTNGWY, translated from the coding sequence ATGGATATTAAGAAAATTTTATTGTCAGCTGCAACAGTTACAGGTATGTTGACAGCTGGTACAGTGGCAGCAAATGCTGATACTGTTACAGTTAAGGCTGGGGATACTGTTTCTGAATTAGCCAGTGAATACAACACTACAATTGATGCTATTAAACAACAAAACAGTTTACAAGATGCTAACGTAATTGTTGTCGGTCAAACCCTAAACATTGGCGGAACAAGTACAGGTAGCACAGCTAACACAGCAACAGCTACTACTACAAGCACAAATACTTCTTCAAGTACACCTGCTGCAAGTAGTAACACCACTACAAGTACACCTGCTGTAAGTTCTTCAAACACTACAACGGTTGCTAGCTCAAGCACTACTACAACAGCTACAACTACTACAAGTTCTTCATCATCTGCTGAAGATGCTGCACGTGCTTGGATTGCTGCTCGTGAGTCAGGTGGCTCTTATACAGCTCAAAATGGTCAGTATTACGGTAAATACCAACTTTCAATTTCTTATTTAAACGGTGATTACTCTGCTGCTAACCAAGAACTAGTTGCTAATAATTATGTCATCAGCCGTTATGGTTCATGGCAAAATGCTGTTAAACATTGGCAAACTAATGGCTGGTATTAA
- a CDS encoding magnesium transporter CorA family protein, whose translation MIIKHIIEGKRNSFTWFDVCDINESDKNVLIENHELNPRHIAYATDQHERARYDQQGNINILIYNLPVKKEDTVNSFVLEPITFLIKKNTVFTFRSKALEIDAQKIITKATCYDASIRTLIFTILYQISIYYQNAIDVLNQTRDYYLSNLHKISNQNLIQLSNVERSLVYLASGIKTNLLVLEKITENQNSRKLSQTEKKLLHNIVIEVHQAEQTVEIALEVTERISTTSNNLLNNNLNDVMRFLTVWSLVLTIPTIITGFYGMNVALPFAKGSIAWVNITIATIIMIIILVIFFKIRKLF comes from the coding sequence ATGATTATAAAACATATAATAGAAGGAAAAAGAAATTCATTCACCTGGTTCGATGTTTGTGACATTAATGAGTCGGATAAAAATGTTCTCATTGAAAATCATGAACTCAATCCACGACACATTGCATATGCAACAGACCAACATGAAAGAGCTCGCTATGATCAACAAGGAAACATCAATATCCTAATTTATAATTTGCCAGTAAAAAAAGAGGACACAGTTAATAGCTTTGTTTTGGAACCAATTACGTTTTTAATAAAAAAAAATACTGTTTTTACATTTCGCTCTAAAGCTTTAGAAATAGATGCTCAAAAAATTATTACAAAAGCAACATGTTATGACGCGTCAATCAGAACTTTGATTTTTACGATTCTCTACCAAATCTCTATTTACTATCAAAATGCCATTGACGTTTTAAACCAAACACGTGACTATTATTTAAGTAATCTCCATAAAATAAGCAATCAGAACCTAATTCAATTATCCAATGTTGAACGTAGCCTTGTTTATCTTGCCAGTGGTATTAAAACAAATCTCTTGGTTCTTGAAAAGATAACCGAGAACCAGAATTCACGGAAATTATCGCAGACAGAAAAAAAGCTATTGCATAATATTGTCATTGAGGTCCATCAAGCAGAACAAACAGTTGAAATTGCATTAGAAGTTACCGAACGCATATCTACAACCTCGAATAATTTGCTCAACAATAATTTAAATGACGTTATGCGGTTCCTAACTGTTTGGTCACTTGTTCTAACAATTCCGACTATTATTACAGGCTTTTATGGTATGAATGTTGCTCTACCATTTGCTAAAGGTTCAATTGCATGGGTTAACATTACGATTGCTACGATAATTATGATAATAATTCTAGTTATTTTTTTCAAAATCCGCAAACTTTTCTAA